Proteins encoded together in one Benincasa hispida cultivar B227 chromosome 1, ASM972705v1, whole genome shotgun sequence window:
- the LOC120077776 gene encoding protein PXR1-like: protein MREAAFLAASRRLAAQPQTVPRVVGRLSEKKRQDDKEVFGSILSNLKKGGGLPEAGVVNQPLPTEEVMEEETRRSTQVIVDPKETANVKSYEGPSRVALKEMVVEKQPKVAKEKKKKKKRKEKKAGGDEPSHQCKAEKKIKEKEDEEDEEAKLRKKKEMSERKECRWEEGT, encoded by the exons atgcgagaggcagcattccttgcAGCCAGTCGCCGTCTTGCCGCTCAGCCACAGACTGTCCCTCGAGTTGTCGGAAGACTCAG tgagaagaagagacaagaTGATAAGGAGGTGTTTGGGAGCATTCTCAGCAACCTGAAGAAAGGAGGAGGACTGCCCGAGGCTGGGGTTGTGAACCAACCACTGCCTACGGAGGAGGTGATGGAAGAGGAGACAAGAAGAAGCACTCAGGTCATCGTGGATCCTAAAGAGACTGCCAACGTAAAATCCTATGAAGGACCCTCTAGAGTTGCGTTGAAGGAAATGGTGGTTGAGAAGCAGCCAAAGGTGGctaaggagaagaagaagaagaaaaagagaaaagaaaagaaggctGGAGGAGATGAGCCATCCCATCAATGCAAAGCAgagaagaaaatcaaagagaaggaagatgaagaagatgaggaggcAAAGctgagaaagaagaaagaaatgagTGAAAGGAAAGAGTGCAGGTGGGAGGAAGGCacctga